A genomic window from Deltaproteobacteria bacterium includes:
- a CDS encoding FHA domain-containing protein has protein sequence MPPPNPSHALSEFLSRYRAALVILSGEARGMEYRLDQSRTALGRGPGVDLALDDAGMRCQHALVEFRSGHFALRDLASSDPEALELKDGDRFRLGAHEFAFVLEPKA, from the coding sequence ATGCCACCGCCGAATCCGAGCCATGCGCTCTCCGAGTTCCTGAGCCGCTATCGTGCGGCGCTGGTCATCTTGTCGGGCGAGGCGCGCGGAATGGAGTACCGGCTCGACCAGTCGCGCACCGCGCTCGGCCGCGGGCCCGGAGTCGACCTCGCTCTCGACGACGCGGGAATGCGCTGCCAGCACGCCCTGGTCGAGTTCCGCTCGGGCCACTTCGCGCTTCGCGATCTCGCAAGCTCTGATCCGGAGGCGCTCGAGCTCAAAGATGGCGATCGATTCCGTCTGGGCGCGCACGAGTTCGCGTTCGTGCTCGAGCCGAAGGCCTGA
- the larE gene encoding ATP-dependent sacrificial sulfur transferase LarE → MSRAAADSIATSDALAMQAALLARLGALESLVVAYSGGVDSAYLAWAAHRSLGTRAVAVTALSPSYPRSHREAAERTAREVGFRHEWISSREHENPDYARNAPDRCYFCKSELFDRLEALRAERGIAAVAYGINRDDTSDFRPGHRAAQEHRVLSPLLDVGLGKREIRALSAAAGLSAAELPASACLSSRVPYGSPVTPEKLAQIDRAEDELRALGYRQLRVRHHGDLARVELAREELPRALSPDALREIGKRVRAAGFRWVSLDVDGYRSGSANEILQISKPDS, encoded by the coding sequence ATGAGCCGCGCCGCCGCCGACAGCATCGCCACGAGCGACGCCCTCGCCATGCAGGCGGCGCTGCTGGCGCGGCTTGGCGCTCTGGAGTCGCTCGTCGTCGCCTACTCCGGCGGGGTCGATTCCGCCTATCTGGCCTGGGCCGCGCACCGTTCGCTCGGCACGCGCGCCGTGGCCGTGACCGCGCTCTCGCCGTCGTATCCGCGCAGTCATCGCGAGGCGGCCGAGCGAACCGCGCGCGAGGTGGGCTTCCGCCACGAGTGGATCTCTTCGCGCGAGCACGAGAACCCGGACTACGCGCGGAACGCTCCGGATCGCTGCTACTTCTGCAAGAGCGAGCTCTTCGACCGGCTCGAAGCGCTCCGCGCCGAGCGGGGCATCGCGGCGGTCGCCTACGGAATCAACCGCGACGACACCTCCGACTTCCGCCCGGGGCACCGCGCCGCGCAGGAGCACCGGGTGCTCTCGCCGCTTCTCGACGTCGGGCTCGGCAAGCGCGAGATCCGCGCTCTCTCGGCGGCCGCGGGCTTATCGGCGGCGGAGCTCCCGGCATCGGCGTGCCTCTCGTCGCGCGTTCCCTACGGAAGCCCCGTGACGCCCGAGAAGCTGGCGCAGATCGACCGCGCCGAGGACGAGCTTCGCGCGCTCGGCTATCGACAGCTCCGCGTACGACACCACGGCGATCTCGCGCGCGTCGAGCTCGCGCGCGAGGAGCTGCCGCGCGCGCTCTCGCCCGACGCGCTGCGCGAGATCGGAAAGCGCGTCCGCGCCGCGGGCTTCCGCTGGGTGTCGCTCGACGTCGACGGCTACCGCTCCGGCTCGGCGAACGAGATCCTGCAGATCTCGAAGCCGGATTCGTGA
- a CDS encoding D-alanine--D-alanine ligase has protein sequence MTKLRVGIVFGGRSTEHEVSVTSATTILQALDPSRYVPVLIGVGHDGRWHVAEDDLELLPEAVIGNARAQTAFAGLRAGLELLRRDDSRPTLAAPLDVVFPIIHGRGGEDGTLQGMLELAAMPYVGCGVLSTAMCMDKVISKSVLRDAGVPVVPCREIRRHDAQRSTSDFIEAIEEAFPYPVFVKPTNTGSSVGVHKVRSRAHLVSAIKDASRYDHDVLVEPFVDAREVECAVLGGFDPRASVLGEIRFASEFYDYEAKYAAESTQLLIPADVSPAQSDEMRALALRAFRALKCWGMARVDFFLERSTGRPYLNELNTLPGFTDGSMYPKLWEASGIALPELVDRLIEHALERARESASLEIKFKS, from the coding sequence GTGACGAAGCTGCGCGTGGGAATCGTATTCGGGGGGCGATCGACGGAGCACGAGGTCTCCGTCACGTCGGCGACCACCATCCTCCAGGCGCTCGACCCGTCGCGCTACGTGCCGGTGCTGATTGGTGTAGGCCACGATGGTCGCTGGCACGTGGCCGAGGACGATCTCGAGCTGCTTCCCGAGGCCGTGATCGGGAATGCGCGCGCGCAGACCGCCTTCGCCGGTCTCCGAGCCGGGCTCGAGCTGCTGCGCCGCGACGACTCGCGCCCCACGCTCGCTGCGCCGCTCGACGTGGTCTTCCCGATCATCCACGGACGCGGCGGAGAGGACGGCACGCTGCAGGGAATGCTCGAGCTCGCCGCCATGCCCTACGTCGGCTGTGGCGTGCTCTCGACCGCGATGTGCATGGACAAGGTGATCAGCAAATCCGTGCTCCGCGATGCGGGCGTTCCCGTCGTACCGTGCCGGGAGATCCGCCGCCACGACGCGCAGCGCTCCACCAGCGATTTCATCGAGGCGATCGAGGAAGCGTTCCCCTACCCGGTCTTCGTCAAGCCGACCAACACCGGCTCGTCGGTGGGCGTGCACAAGGTGCGCTCGCGCGCGCACCTGGTCTCCGCGATCAAGGACGCGTCGCGCTACGACCACGACGTGCTGGTCGAGCCGTTCGTCGACGCGCGCGAGGTCGAGTGCGCCGTGCTCGGAGGATTCGATCCCCGGGCCTCCGTGCTCGGTGAGATCCGCTTCGCGTCCGAGTTCTACGACTACGAGGCGAAGTACGCCGCGGAGTCGACGCAGCTGCTGATCCCGGCCGACGTCTCGCCGGCGCAGAGCGACGAGATGCGCGCGCTCGCGCTGCGGGCGTTCCGCGCGCTCAAGTGCTGGGGAATGGCGCGCGTCGATTTCTTCCTGGAGCGCTCGACCGGCCGGCCGTACCTGAACGAGCTCAACACGCTTCCCGGTTTCACCGACGGGAGCATGTACCCGAAGCTCTGGGAGGCCTCGGGAATCGCGCTTCCCGAGCTGGTCGACCGGCTGATCGAGCACGCGCTGGAGCGCGCCCGCGAGTCCGCGTCGCTCGAGATCAAGTTCAAGAGCTGA
- a CDS encoding 9-cis-epoxycarotenoid dioxygenase, whose product MGKSPYLEGNFAPVGREIEAENLVIEGELPRELDGLYLRNGANPRLEPLGRYHWFDGDGMLHAIELRDGRASYRNRWVRTKGFELERKRDRAIWTGVLERPQFDNPDGPTKNSANTSVVMHAGKLLALHEQGEPYEIALPGLETRGPCTFRKRLHHAFSAHPKIDAQSGEMFGFGYSPVAKPHLQYSVIAADGALAHTTAIELPIGVMMHDFAITERYAVFMNHPYTYDVRRMLRGEPIGAFEPERGSYLGVLARRASGGAIRWFAIAPCFVFHTVNAWDDGEAVVLEVCHRRSLALRFDDSGPSPIGETPVLLRWRIDPARGTVREEQLDDQSADLPRIHEALVGRRARFAYAARFRRDVGLPLASGLLKYDLLRGGWQAHEYGRNRNGGEAVFVPRPGARDEDDGHLLSLVHDEAEARSELLVIDARNVTGEPVARVHLPQRVPYGFHGAWLPGARIEARSWFSPDLRREIAAHSSSRRSDRSENQRRRDAVQGCAPCHRRIRAMRSPSS is encoded by the coding sequence ATGGGGAAGAGCCCGTACCTCGAGGGGAACTTCGCTCCCGTCGGGCGCGAGATCGAGGCCGAGAACCTCGTGATCGAGGGCGAGCTGCCGCGCGAGCTCGACGGTCTGTACCTGCGAAACGGCGCGAACCCGCGGCTCGAGCCGCTGGGGCGGTATCACTGGTTCGACGGCGACGGAATGCTGCACGCGATCGAGCTTCGCGACGGGCGCGCGAGCTACCGGAATCGCTGGGTGCGCACGAAGGGCTTCGAGCTCGAGCGCAAACGCGACCGCGCGATCTGGACCGGCGTGCTCGAGCGGCCGCAGTTCGACAACCCCGACGGCCCGACCAAGAACAGCGCGAACACCTCGGTGGTCATGCACGCGGGCAAGCTGCTCGCGCTGCACGAGCAGGGCGAGCCGTACGAGATCGCACTGCCGGGCCTGGAGACGCGCGGACCCTGCACATTTCGGAAGCGCCTGCACCACGCGTTCAGCGCGCACCCGAAGATCGATGCGCAGAGCGGCGAGATGTTCGGCTTCGGCTACAGCCCGGTCGCCAAACCCCACCTGCAGTACTCGGTGATCGCCGCCGACGGCGCGCTCGCCCACACCACCGCGATCGAGCTTCCGATCGGCGTGATGATGCACGACTTCGCCATCACCGAGCGCTACGCGGTGTTCATGAACCACCCCTACACCTACGACGTCCGGCGCATGCTCCGCGGCGAGCCGATCGGGGCGTTCGAGCCCGAGCGCGGCTCGTACCTGGGGGTGCTTGCGCGCCGCGCGTCGGGCGGAGCGATCCGCTGGTTCGCGATCGCGCCCTGCTTCGTCTTTCACACCGTGAACGCCTGGGACGACGGCGAGGCCGTCGTGCTCGAGGTCTGTCACCGCCGCTCGCTGGCGCTCCGCTTCGACGACTCCGGGCCGAGCCCGATCGGCGAGACCCCGGTGCTCTTGCGCTGGCGGATCGATCCGGCTCGCGGCACGGTGCGCGAGGAGCAGCTCGACGACCAGAGCGCGGATCTGCCGCGAATCCACGAGGCCCTGGTCGGCCGACGCGCGCGCTTCGCCTACGCCGCGCGTTTCCGCCGCGACGTGGGCCTGCCGCTCGCGTCGGGTCTGCTCAAGTACGACCTGCTGCGCGGTGGCTGGCAGGCGCACGAGTACGGCCGGAACCGCAACGGCGGCGAGGCCGTCTTCGTGCCGCGACCTGGAGCGCGAGACGAGGACGACGGCCACCTGCTCTCGCTCGTGCACGACGAGGCGGAAGCCCGCTCGGAGCTCCTGGTGATCGACGCGCGGAACGTGACGGGCGAGCCCGTCGCGCGCGTGCATCTGCCCCAGCGAGTTCCGTACGGCTTCCACGGCGCTTGGCTACCGGGCGCCCGGATCGAGGCACGCAGCTGGTTTTCGCCCGATCTTCGGCGTGAGATCGCAGCGCACTCAAGCTCTCGAAGATCCGACCGTAGCGAGAATCAGCGACGGCGCGATGCCGTCCAAGGCTGCGCTCCATGCCACCGCCGAATCCGAGCCATGCGCTCTCCGAGTTCCTGA